One stretch of Cryptosporangium aurantiacum DNA includes these proteins:
- a CDS encoding WD40 repeat domain-containing serine/threonine protein kinase — translation MWRTGDTVLGLYDVRDVVASGGMGLVYRVHHRQWGIDLALKIPREQLFADAAGQRAFQAEAESWVSLGAHPNIVNCAYVRRIDQLPAVFAEWVDGGSLADAVRHRRLYDGGPQAALRRAIDVAVQMAWGLDHAHRLGLVHQDVKPANVMLTADGTAKVTDFGLAKARAAAGELIAAAPDASVLVSAGGMTPAYCSPEQAAALAGEQIRLSRATDVWSWALSVLELFAGGPPARYGPAGAAALDAFLAESIDDPDLPPVPAGIGDLLHRCLNADTRERPHDLAALADELADIHAAVVGEPYPRARPEAATHRADGLSNQALSMLDLGREAAAETLWQQALEADPHHAHTVFNRGLRRWRTGQYTDAQLLADLQDLGPRPGEEGLGEYLTGLVHLERGDTAAALRALEAAPDTPEVRAALDRARRLEPEQPPVALSGHTSWVTQVALSPDGSLAATGSESNRWPKLEGDDGGTVRIWDTTTGACIRELQADPEACTALAFSPDGRRIATGGKGEHAIVWDVATGRPLADLKQHLEPLQIALTRDGTGLAVLTRDGRVSMWNLRKGRMTARLEVPGPDRDHERGGIAYTTDDRHLLSWVCGTPRAGWLRASKARTGRTVHSDQMRGPALFAGDAMVVVEPDRITAADMVNLRLSVVNSSTWPAATTWTGWTPLASTPDGRWALARDGRSAAQWDVAAGRCVRTHPAHGHDVRAVAVSADGRLGLSGSTDRTAWVFPLAVTGPEAPWSYARPRAASELASSAGLVVGAIARAKKAIATGRYADAIADLRAARAETGFERHPELVELWAEAGTRARRTGVLGIRETARMPSRDRPYLTAGGGVLVDHPRGGKQIHDVATGAERHWLDVWDFQVAIGAGGRVAAGLTPETRDDEQFNTVTIWNVIDGRRLHRLEKGPYGSSAVAIDPSGRWFATVDEDEGVVFQDLADGSVLSLSQHIGGRIVSLVPSADGRWLLATQFDNPSCVLDPATGDCRTHVTDGTVSPGRVAVLAGGRTVAVGRSDDTTVRVWTATGDESTLAGHSDAVRVVLASAGDRILYTGGDDGTVRKWDVATGSCLQVLGGHDGAVRALAATADGRCTLSLDETGTLRVWDDDTGECLRTVAVADPDPESQFVLELAADDCTLLTWVYLQPARCWRIDWDFAAG, via the coding sequence ATGTGGCGAACCGGAGATACCGTCCTCGGGCTCTACGACGTGCGTGACGTGGTCGCCAGCGGCGGCATGGGGCTGGTGTACCGCGTCCACCATCGGCAGTGGGGCATCGACCTCGCGCTGAAGATCCCCCGGGAACAGCTCTTCGCTGACGCGGCCGGTCAGCGGGCATTCCAGGCCGAAGCCGAGTCCTGGGTGTCGCTCGGAGCGCACCCCAACATCGTCAACTGTGCCTACGTCCGTCGCATCGATCAGCTTCCCGCGGTCTTCGCCGAATGGGTCGACGGGGGCAGCCTCGCCGATGCGGTGCGCCACCGGCGGCTCTACGACGGCGGGCCGCAGGCGGCGTTACGACGGGCCATCGACGTGGCCGTGCAGATGGCGTGGGGGCTGGACCATGCCCACCGGCTGGGGCTCGTGCATCAGGACGTCAAGCCGGCCAACGTCATGCTCACCGCTGACGGGACCGCCAAGGTGACCGATTTCGGTCTGGCCAAAGCGCGGGCAGCCGCGGGCGAGCTGATCGCCGCCGCACCCGACGCCAGCGTGCTGGTCAGCGCCGGAGGCATGACGCCTGCGTACTGCTCACCGGAACAGGCCGCAGCGCTGGCCGGCGAGCAGATCCGGCTCTCCAGAGCGACCGACGTGTGGTCCTGGGCGTTGAGCGTCCTTGAGCTCTTCGCCGGCGGCCCGCCGGCACGGTACGGCCCGGCGGGAGCGGCGGCCCTCGATGCGTTCCTCGCGGAGAGCATCGACGATCCGGATCTTCCTCCGGTACCCGCGGGCATCGGCGACCTGCTGCACCGCTGCCTGAACGCCGACACGCGGGAGCGTCCGCACGACCTCGCCGCGCTCGCCGACGAGTTGGCCGACATCCACGCGGCCGTCGTCGGAGAACCGTATCCGCGCGCTCGGCCGGAGGCCGCTACGCACCGCGCCGACGGCCTGTCCAACCAGGCGCTGTCGATGCTGGACCTGGGACGCGAGGCCGCGGCCGAGACGCTGTGGCAGCAGGCGCTGGAAGCCGATCCTCACCATGCCCACACGGTATTCAACCGCGGTCTGCGCCGTTGGCGCACCGGCCAGTACACCGACGCGCAGCTCCTAGCCGACCTGCAGGACCTGGGCCCGCGGCCGGGAGAGGAAGGCCTCGGCGAGTACCTCACCGGCCTGGTCCACCTCGAGCGCGGCGACACGGCCGCCGCGTTGCGCGCGCTGGAGGCGGCGCCGGACACACCCGAGGTGCGCGCCGCGCTCGACCGGGCCCGCCGACTCGAACCGGAGCAGCCGCCGGTCGCGCTCAGCGGCCACACCTCCTGGGTGACCCAGGTCGCGTTGAGCCCGGACGGCTCACTGGCCGCCACCGGCAGCGAGAGCAACCGCTGGCCCAAGCTCGAGGGCGACGACGGTGGAACGGTCCGGATCTGGGACACCACGACCGGCGCCTGCATCCGCGAGTTGCAGGCTGACCCGGAAGCCTGCACGGCGCTCGCCTTCAGCCCCGACGGTCGGCGGATCGCCACCGGCGGCAAGGGCGAGCACGCGATCGTCTGGGACGTGGCGACAGGCCGGCCGCTCGCGGACCTGAAGCAGCACCTCGAGCCGCTACAGATCGCTCTGACCCGCGACGGTACCGGGCTGGCTGTCCTGACCCGGGACGGCCGCGTGTCGATGTGGAACCTGCGGAAGGGGAGGATGACGGCGCGGCTCGAGGTGCCGGGCCCCGATCGTGATCACGAGCGCGGTGGCATCGCGTACACGACGGACGACCGGCACCTGTTGAGCTGGGTGTGCGGGACGCCCCGTGCGGGCTGGCTGCGAGCCAGCAAGGCCCGAACCGGACGTACTGTTCACAGCGACCAGATGCGAGGTCCCGCTCTATTCGCCGGCGACGCCATGGTCGTCGTCGAGCCCGACCGCATCACGGCGGCCGACATGGTCAACCTCCGGCTCTCGGTCGTGAACTCCAGCACGTGGCCGGCAGCCACGACATGGACCGGTTGGACGCCGCTCGCGTCGACTCCGGACGGGCGGTGGGCGCTCGCACGGGACGGCCGGTCCGCGGCGCAGTGGGACGTGGCCGCCGGACGATGCGTGCGGACCCATCCTGCCCATGGTCACGACGTGCGGGCGGTGGCGGTGAGCGCTGACGGCCGGCTCGGTCTCAGCGGCAGCACGGACCGCACCGCCTGGGTGTTTCCGCTCGCGGTCACCGGCCCGGAGGCACCGTGGAGCTACGCGCGGCCGCGGGCAGCGTCCGAGCTCGCTTCGTCCGCCGGTCTCGTCGTCGGCGCGATCGCGCGCGCGAAGAAGGCGATAGCCACCGGGCGGTATGCCGACGCCATCGCCGACCTGCGCGCCGCGCGTGCCGAGACCGGGTTCGAACGTCACCCGGAGCTGGTCGAGCTGTGGGCCGAGGCAGGAACACGCGCACGGCGCACCGGGGTGCTCGGCATCCGGGAGACCGCGCGGATGCCGTCGCGCGACCGGCCGTACCTCACCGCCGGCGGCGGTGTCCTGGTCGATCATCCGCGTGGCGGCAAGCAGATCCATGACGTCGCGACCGGCGCGGAACGACACTGGCTCGACGTCTGGGACTTCCAGGTCGCAATCGGAGCCGGCGGACGCGTCGCGGCCGGCCTGACACCGGAGACGCGCGACGACGAGCAGTTCAACACCGTCACGATCTGGAACGTCATCGACGGTCGCCGCCTGCACCGGCTGGAGAAGGGGCCGTACGGGAGTTCTGCGGTCGCCATCGACCCTTCCGGACGCTGGTTCGCGACGGTCGACGAGGACGAAGGCGTGGTGTTCCAGGACCTGGCGGACGGCAGCGTTCTCAGTCTCTCGCAGCACATCGGCGGCCGCATTGTGTCGTTGGTGCCGTCTGCGGACGGACGGTGGCTGCTGGCCACGCAATTCGACAACCCGAGTTGTGTGCTGGATCCAGCGACCGGTGACTGCCGTACTCACGTCACGGACGGGACGGTCTCTCCCGGGCGGGTGGCCGTCCTGGCCGGCGGGCGGACCGTCGCTGTCGGACGATCCGACGACACGACGGTGCGGGTGTGGACCGCGACCGGTGACGAGAGCACGCTCGCCGGGCACAGCGACGCGGTGCGGGTGGTCCTGGCGTCCGCTGGGGACCGGATTCTCTACACCGGCGGTGACGACGGCACCGTCCGGAAATGGGACGTCGCGACCGGCAGCTGTCTTCAGGTGCTCGGCGGTCACGACGGAGCGGTCAGGGCACTCGCCGCGACCGCCGACGGCCGATGCACGTTGTCGCTTGACGAAACGGGCACTCTGCGCGTGTGGGACGACGACACCGGCGAGTGCCTGCGGACCGTGGCCGTGGCCGATCCCGATCCCGAAAGCCAGTTCGTTCTGGAGCTCGCTGCCGACGACTGCACGCTGCTCACGTGGGTCTATCTGCAGCCGGCCCGGTGCTGGCGAATCGATTGGGACTTCGCCGCCGGATGA
- a CDS encoding FAD-dependent oxidoreductase — protein sequence MRFGRTAVVLGGSVAGLCAAGAVAPYFDRVLVLERDELPADAEHRRGVPQSKHPHFLLNSGRRAIGELFAGFEDDLIAAGGLHLMPSMDAAYLEASGWSSRKRSSMTMVYSSRILIERVLRDEVRQLSNVTIREGVSVRGVDVVAGGTAEGRVTGVSFSTATAGNEQMDADLVVDAMGRGSSISDWLVAAGWPETPAMTLDAKVTYTSRWYELPAPEDRPEPWWWQHLVIMPTQDKGEHPEEHEFLVNFFPIEGGRTIACMGSWGIDMPRTTEDFVASAERVRTPLFAAAMARCEPLSDVHLTRSTGNKWRRYDLLPHAPAGIVSIGDAICAFNPFYAQGISSAAGSALLLREALRSATQLDQRFFTRFLVEQRAALRVPWGMAMARDRGYECATGTEVLPAWRRKILASMTWPAFNLIIGAAREDPVVDEHFARVFNLDESMADMMKSPRVLAGLLRYKVNAALGRNRVPFGFDPTQDPPGTDWTPGAVGADAALGTPR from the coding sequence ATGAGGTTCGGCAGAACAGCAGTGGTGCTCGGCGGCAGCGTGGCGGGTTTGTGCGCTGCGGGGGCGGTAGCTCCGTACTTCGACCGCGTGCTCGTCCTGGAGCGAGATGAGCTGCCGGCCGATGCCGAGCATCGGCGCGGGGTGCCGCAGAGCAAGCACCCGCATTTCCTGCTCAACTCCGGACGCCGCGCGATCGGTGAGCTCTTCGCCGGCTTCGAGGACGACCTGATCGCCGCAGGCGGACTGCATCTGATGCCGTCGATGGACGCGGCGTACCTCGAGGCCAGCGGCTGGTCCTCGCGTAAGCGGTCGTCGATGACGATGGTCTATAGCTCGCGCATCCTGATCGAGCGGGTGCTGCGCGACGAAGTACGCCAGCTGAGCAACGTCACCATCCGGGAGGGAGTCTCAGTCCGGGGGGTCGACGTCGTCGCAGGCGGCACCGCGGAGGGCCGGGTCACCGGGGTGTCGTTCTCCACGGCAACCGCAGGCAACGAGCAGATGGACGCCGATCTCGTCGTCGACGCGATGGGGCGCGGCTCGTCGATCTCGGACTGGCTCGTGGCGGCGGGGTGGCCGGAGACACCGGCGATGACGCTCGACGCCAAGGTCACCTACACCTCGCGGTGGTACGAGCTACCGGCTCCAGAGGATCGTCCCGAGCCGTGGTGGTGGCAGCACCTGGTGATCATGCCGACCCAGGACAAGGGCGAGCACCCCGAGGAGCACGAGTTCCTCGTCAACTTCTTCCCGATCGAAGGTGGCCGCACGATCGCGTGCATGGGGTCGTGGGGAATCGACATGCCCCGCACCACCGAGGACTTCGTCGCCTCGGCCGAGCGGGTGCGGACGCCGCTGTTCGCCGCGGCGATGGCGAGGTGCGAGCCGCTCTCCGACGTCCACCTGACCCGGTCGACGGGTAACAAGTGGCGCCGCTACGACCTCCTGCCGCACGCTCCGGCGGGCATCGTCTCCATCGGCGACGCGATCTGTGCGTTCAACCCGTTCTACGCCCAGGGCATCAGTTCCGCCGCGGGTTCCGCGCTGCTCCTGCGGGAGGCGCTGCGGTCGGCGACGCAGCTGGATCAACGGTTTTTCACACGGTTCCTGGTCGAGCAGCGCGCGGCCCTCCGGGTGCCGTGGGGAATGGCGATGGCGCGTGACCGCGGCTACGAGTGCGCGACCGGCACCGAGGTCTTACCGGCGTGGCGACGCAAGATCCTCGCGTCGATGACGTGGCCGGCCTTCAATCTGATCATCGGCGCCGCACGCGAGGATCCGGTCGTGGACGAGCACTTCGCCCGTGTCTTCAACCTCGATGAGTCGATGGCCGACATGATGAAGAGCCCACGTGTCCTCGCCGGGCTGCTGCGTTACAAGGTCAACGCCGCACTCGGACGGAACAGGGTGCCGTTCGGGTTCGACCCGACACAGGATCCGCCTGGCACCGACTGGACCCCGGGCGCCGTCGGGGCGGACGCGGCACTGGGGACGCCGCGATGA